One stretch of Anolis sagrei isolate rAnoSag1 chromosome 11, rAnoSag1.mat, whole genome shotgun sequence DNA includes these proteins:
- the LOC132763481 gene encoding sarcoplasmic/endoplasmic reticulum calcium ATPase 3 translates to MEGAHAAATEEVLRRFGVRESCGLGPEQVRASREKYGPNELPAEEGKSLLELILEQFEDLLVRILLMAAFVSFVLAWFEEGEETVTAFVEPVVIILILIANAAVGVWQERNAESAIEALKEYEPEMGKVLRADRSGVQRIRARDLVPGDIVEVAVGDKVPADIRIIEIKSTTLRVDQSILTGESVSVIKHTDPVPDPRAVNQDKKNMLFSGTNIAAGKAVGVVIATGVFTEIGKIRNQMAATEPEKTPLQQKLDEFSQQLSKVISLVCVAVWVINIGHFADPVHGGSWLRGAIYYFKIAVALAVAAIPEGLPAVITTCLALGTRRMAKKNAIVRSLPSVETLGCTSVICSDKTGTLTTNQMSVCRMFVVEKIEGIHCTLHEFSITGSTYTPEGQILKDGCPVQCGQFDGLVELATICALCNDSSLDYNESKKVYEKVGEATETALTCLVEKMNVFDTDTSGLSPAERANTCNTVIKRLMRKECTLEFSRDRKSMSVFCTPVAASAGHNSSGSKLFVKGAPESVIERCNYVRVGTTRAPLTLSAKETILSKIREWGSGTDTLRCLALATRDHPPRKEDMRLDDAGHFASYETNLTFVGCVGMLDPPRKEVMSAIEMCRQAGIRVIMITGDNKGTAVAICRRIGIFSEKEDVSDKAYTGREFDDLSPEGQSQACRVARCFARVEPAHKSKIVEYLQSFNEITAMTGDGVNDAPALKKAEIGIAMGSGTAVAKSAAEMVLSDDNFSTIVAAVEEGRAIYNNMKQFIRYLISSNVGEVVCIFLTAILGLPEALIPVQLLWVNLVTDGLPATALGFNPPDLDIMDKLPRNPREPLISGWLFFRYLAIGVYVGFATVGAATWWFLYDAEGPQVSFYQLRNFMRCTGDNPIFDGVDCEIFESRYPTTMALSVLVTIEMCNALNSVSENQSLLRMPPWLNLWLLGAIVVSMALHFLILYVKPLPLIFQVTPLSWPQWLVVLKISLPVILLDEALKLLSRHPPDGKDIK, encoded by the exons GTCCTCGCCTGGtttgaggaaggggaagaaacgGTAACCGCCTTCGTGGAGCCTGTGGTTATCATCCTGATCCTCATTGCCAACGCCGCGGTCGGGGTCTGGCAG GAGAGGAATGCAGAGAGTGCCATCGAAGCCTTGAAGGAATACGAGCCTGAAATGGGGAAGGTCCTCCGGGCTGACCGAAGTGGTGTCCAGCGGATACGGGCTCGAGACCTCGTCCCCGGAGACATCGTGGAGGTTGCAG tcGGCGACAAGGTGCCAGCGGACATTCGGATCATTGAGATTAAATCCACGACGCTGCGAGTGGACCAGTCCATTCTTACTG GCGAATCCGTCTCCGTCATTAAGCACACGGACCCCGTTCCAGATCCCCGGGCCGTCAACCAGGATAAGAAGAACATGCTTTTTTCT GGCACTAACATTGCGGCCGGCAAGGCGGTGGGTGTGGTGATTGCCACAGGGGTCTTCACCGAGATCGGCAAGATCCGGAACCAGATGGCGGCCACGGAACCGGAGAAGACGCCGCTGCAGCAGAAGCTGGACGAGTTCAGCCagcagctctccaaggtcatctCGCTGGTCTGCGTGGCCGTCTGGGTCATCAACATCGGGCACTTTGCCGACCCTGTCCACGGGGGCTCCTGGCTGCGTGGCGCCATCTACTACTTCAAGATTGCGGTGGCCCTGGCTGTGGCCGCCATCCCCGAGGGGCTCCCGGCCGTCATCACCACCTGCCTGGCGCTGGGCACACGCCGCATGGCCAAGAAGAACGCCATCGTGCGCAGCCTCCCCTCCGTGGAGACCCTCGGCTGCACCTCCGTCATCTGCTCCGACAAGACCGGCACGCTCACCACCAACCAGATGTCCGTCTGCAGG atgTTCGTTGTTGAGAAAATTGAGGGGATCCATTGCACTTTGCACGAGTTCAGCATCACAGGCTCGACCTACACGCCGGAGGGGCAAAT CTTGAAGGATGGCTGCCCAGTCCAGTGTGGCCAGTTTGACGGCTTGGTGGAGCTGGCCACCATCTGCGCCCTTTGCAATGACTCCTCTCTCGACTACAACGAG TCTAAGAAGGTCTATGAAAAAGTGGGGGAAGCGACCGAGACGGCCTTGACGTGCCTGGTGGAGAAGATGAATGTCTTCGACACCGACACCAGCGGCCTCTCTCCGGCTGAGAGGGCTAACACTTGCAACACC GTGATCAAGCGGCTGATGAGGAAGGAGTGCACCCTGGAGTTTTCGCGCGACCGCAAATCCATGTCCGTCTTTTGCACGCCGGTGGCCGCCAGCGCCGGGCACAACTCTTCTGGCAGCAAGCTCTTCGTCAAG gGCGCTCCAGAAAGTGTCATCGAGCGCTGCAACTACGTCCGGGTAGGCACCACCCGGGCCCCTCTGACCCTCTCTGCCAAGGAGACGATACTTTCCAAGATCCGGGAATGGGGCTCCGGGACCGACACTCTGCGTTGCCTGGCCTTGGCCACACGAGACCACCCACCCCGCAAGGAGGACATGCGCCTGGATGATGCCGGACATTTCGCCAGCTACGAG ACCAACCTGACCTTTGTGGGGTGCGTGGGGATGCTGGACCCGCCCCGGAAGGAAGTGATGTCAGCAATCGAGATGTGCAGACAAGCTGGCATCCGTGTCATCATGATCACCGGGGATAACAAGGGAACAGCAGTAGCCATCTGCCGGAGGATTGGAATCTTCTCGGAGAAGGAGGACGTGTCTGACAAGGCCTACACGGGGCGGGAGTTTGACGACCTCTCACCAGAGGGCCAGAGCCAGGCCTGCCGCGTGGCACGCTGCTTCGCTCGGGTGGAGCCGGCCCACAAGTCCAAGATCGTGGAGTACCTCCAGTCCTTCAATGAAATCACGGCCATG ACTGGTGACGGAGTGAACGATGCCCCGGCTTTGAAGAAAGCCGAAATTGGCATTGCCATGGGTTCTGGCAcggccgtggccaagtcagctgCTGAGATGGTCTTGTCCGACGACAACTTCTCCACAATCGTGGCTGCCGTGGAGGAGGGCCGGGCCATCTACAACAACATGAAGCAGTTCATCCGCTACCTCATCTCCTCCAACGTTGGGGAGGTTGTCTG CATTTTCCTGACGGCCATCCTGGGCCTCCCCGAAGCCCTGATCCCGGTCCAGCTTCTGTGGGTCAACCTGGTGACGGACGGACTCCCGGCCACGGCACTGGGCTTCAACCCGCCGGACCTCGACATCATGGACAAGCTGCCCCGGAACCCCCGGGAGCCCCTCATCAGCGGGTGGCTCTTCTTCCGCTACCTGGCCATTGGAG TGTATGTTGGGTTTGCAACCGTCGGCGCAGCAACCTGGTGGTTCCTTTATGACGCAGAAGGTCCCCAAGTTTCCTTCTATCAATTG AGGAACTTCATGCGCTGCACGGGAGACAACCCCATCTTCGACGGCGTCGACTGCGAGATCTTCGAGTCCCGCTACCCAACCACCATGGCGCTCTCGGTGCTGGTGACCATTGAGATGTGCAATGCGCTCAACAG CGTCTCCGAAAACCAGTCCTTGCTGCGGATGCCTCCGTGGCTGAACCTGTGGCTGCTGGGGGCCATTGTGGTCTCCATGGCCTTGCACTTCCTGATCCTCTACGTCAAGCCCTTGCCG CTGATCTTCCAGGTAACGCCGCTCAGCTGGCCGCAATGGCTGGTGGTGCTGAAGATCTCCTTGCCAGTCATCCTGCTGGACGAAGCCCTCAAGCTCCTCTCCCGGCACCCTCCCGACG gcAAAGACATCAAGTAG